One Euphorbia lathyris chromosome 1, ddEupLath1.1, whole genome shotgun sequence DNA segment encodes these proteins:
- the LOC136218740 gene encoding histidine kinase CKI1, giving the protein MNGTQLSFHEIETNVAPALFLALSITSELSQISYFGLDGLLFSYYVDEGQLLALYSNVSHSSMWYTNPVNRDTGKLYGDAVVSKPMFTVNETWLQMAMNSSISYSSIGSKWHKGSQYSLLRITAPMDGRGVISLGYPLEIVTYHFAALDFHGGYFFLSTIYGHVIMPTKAKDTIISVDDGLVKVKIGSMYPNHLVCHSFTNDSKALQGTEIGGYKFFCSTLDIDGVSLVYVLQYPLKGFAELVLRYNHKSMVLLVLVLVFTAVPNFIFMFLTLRAIKREMFLCAALIKQLEATQQAERKSMNKTKAYVGINHDVRGSLAAVTGFIDICQGNVKEGKISELETNLSQMKNCTDDLLRILNSVLNMSKLEAGRASLELEDFSLAQLLEDVVDMYYPLGMKKEVDIVLDPCDGSILKLALVRGDRLKLKQILCNLISNATKFTSDGHVSVRAVVKRTNLKKEIIASNRTPTLKMFSWFYCREKHGDGDTCSDLDAFHAVKENPNELEIEFEVDDTGRGIPRDKQFSIFEDYVQVKETAIGQEGCGLGLGIVQSLVRIMKGELRIVEKEPGERGTCFRFNIFVSTCGQEAVEMEEDRASPHFQFMSPKPEGSHMVMCIHGEERRKVLKKYIENLNIKVTIINPGRDLRSQLERLNRRLDLPHFGPLKTADSTDNPSPSLSLNSDIGSNSKNLSIRDGADLILPQYKVKSPSGIIVFVIDSNAASSCYEFDRIISRFRKETQKFTCKFVWLEDEVFLKAKQNRLFQENDHIIHKPFHGSRLIQVLSLLPEFKGTSPSNMSTSATGSTSQQEAMDYDFEKGLKMIESGTSKAQVDGIDKEMPLKGKKVLLVEDNKMLQHVTSKFLTKRGAEVEICSNGEEAVHKVLTTLDSKSVIYDYIFMDCEMPKMNGYKATKLIREVEGRHGVHIPIIALSAHAMPEEASKSIDAGMDFHLNKPLQLDQLLELTKSIDEHNQKRSKATEDRSWIVSESVDGGSIDGSMIPNFLGHAASQMLGGHHRSYLMCYNISLACSTLERWYQGTTPELRDMIDRTGLSHLSSTMFKNLDAPLISAFVERWQPDMNSFHMPFGEMAILLHYV; this is encoded by the exons ATGAACGGCACTCAACTATCTTTTCATGAAATCGAAACAAATGTTGCACCCGCATTGTTCTTAGCATTATCAATAACTTCAGAACTCTCACAAATTTCATACTTTGGATTAGATGGTTTACTCTTCTCATATTACGTTGATGAGGGTCAATTACTTGCTCTCTATTCCAACGTTTCTCATTCATCAATGTGGTATACTAATCCGGTGAACCGCGACACCGGTAAGTTGTATGGGGATGCAGTTGTGTCTAAGCCAATGTTCACAGTAAATGAAACCTGGTTACAGATGGCTATGAATAGCTCAATTAGCTACTCCTCAATAGGTTCAAAGTGGCATAAGGGTTCACAGTATAGTTTACTTCGTATAACTGCTCCAATGGATGGGAGAGGTGTTATATCTCTTGGATATCCATTAGAAATTGTTACTTATCATTTTGCAGCACTTGATTTCCATGGAGGTTACTTCTTTTTATCTACAATTTATGGACATGTCATCATGCCTACAAAAGCTAAAGACACAATAATAAGTGTTGATGATGGTTTAGTTAAGGTAAAAATTGGTTCAATGTATCCCAATCATCTGGTTTGTCACTCTTTCACTAATGATTCCAAAGCTCTCCAAGGAACTGAAATCGGTGGCTACAAGTTTTTCTGCTCAACTCTTGATATTGATGGAGTTTCATTG GTGTATGTACTGCAGTATCCGCTAAAAGGATTTGCTGAACTTGTCCTGAGATACAACCACAAATCAATGGTTCTTCTGGTGTTAGTGCTTGTTTTTACTGCAGTTCCgaatttcatttttatgttCTTGACACTAAGAGCAATAAAAAGAGAAATGTTCTTATGTGCTGCCTTGATAAAGCAATTAGAAGCAACTCAACAAGCGGAACGAAAAAGTATGAACAAAACCAAGGCTTATGTTGGGATAAACCATGATGTCCGTGGCTCTTTGGCTGCTGTTACAGGCTTCATAGATATTTGTCAGGGAAATGTAAAAGAGGGAAAAATCTCAGAATTGGAGACGAATTTGTCTCAGATGAAGAATTGCACGGATGATCTTCTAC GCATATTGAACTCGGTTCTTAATATGAGTAAACTTGAAGCTGGGAGAGCTTCTCTTGAATTGGAAGATTTCAGCTTGGCTCAATTGCTTGAAGATGTAGTTGATATGTACTATCCGTTAGGAATGAAGAAAGAGGTCGACATTGTGCTTGATCCATGCGACGGATCGATCCTTAAACTAGCTCTTGTACGAGGTGATAGATTGAAACTTAAGCAGATCTTGTGCAACTTAATCAGCAATGCTACAAAATTTACATCAGATGGTCATGTCTCTGTCCGGGCTGTGGTGAAGAGAACCAATCTTAAGAAAGAAATCATTGCTTCTAACCGAACTCCTACTCTGAAGATGTTTTCGTGGTTCTATTGCAGAGAAAAACATGGAGATGGAGATACTTGTAGTGATCTTGATGCTTTCCATGCTGTCAAAGAAAATCCTAACGAACTCGAAATCGAATTTGAGGTGGATGATACAGGAAGGGGAATTCCTAGAGACAAACAGTTCTCTATCTTTGAAGATTATGTGCAAGTGAAAGAAACAGCTATTGGACAAGAAGGTTGCGGTTTGGGACTAGGCATTGTTCAATCTTTG GTACGAATAATGAAAGGTGAACTTAGAATCGTCGAAAAAGAGCCTGGAGAAAGAGGTACTTGCTTCAGATTCAATATCTTTGTATCCACATGTGGACAAGAAGCTGTTGAGATGGAAGAAGACCGTGCCTCCCCACACTTTCAATTCATGTCACCTAAACCTGAAGGGTCTCATATGGTAATGTGCATACATGGTGAAGAACGGAGGAAAGTTTTGAAGAAGTACATTGAGAACTTGAACATTAAGGTAACAATTATCAATCCTGGAAGAGATCTTCGTTCCCAATTGGAGAGACTAAATCGCCGGTTAGATCTTCCCCATTTTGGTCCATTAAAAACAGCCGATTCCACAGACAACCCGAGTCCCTCTCTGTCTTTGAATTCTGATATAGGATCAAATAGTAAgaacttaagcatcagagatGGAGCTGATCTTATCCTGCCTCAATATAAAGTCAAAAGTCCATCCGGAATCATAGTGTTTGTCATTGATTCTAATGCTGCTAGTTCCTGCTATGAATTTGACAGAATCATTTCTAGATTCAGGAAGGAGACTCAGAAATTCACTTGTAAATTTGTGTGGCTAGAAGATGAGGTTTTTCTAAAAGCTAAGCAGAATAGATTGTTTCAAGAAAATGATCATATAATACACAAGCCCTTTCATGGTTCTCGGTTGATTCAAGTTCTGTCTTTGCTTCCTGAATTCAAAGGTACATCGCCTTCTAACATGTCTACATCTGCAACCGGATCAACATCTCAACAAGAAGCCATGgattatgattttgaaaaagGTCTGAAGATGATAGAGTCCGGTACCAGTAAAGCTCAAGTAGATGGAATAGACAAAGAAATGCCTTTGAAAGGGAAAAAAGTTCTTCTTGTGGAAGATAATAAAATGTTGCAACATGTAACAAGTAAATTTCTAACTAAGCGTGGAGCTGAGGTTGAGATATGCTCAAATGGAGAAGAAGCTGTACATAAAGTACTCACTACTTTGGATTCAAAATCTGTTATTTATGATTATATTTTCATGGACTGTGAG ATGCCAAAAATGAATGGATATAAAGCGACGAAATTGATAAGGGAAGTGGAAGGAAGACATGGAGTTCATATACCAATAATAGCATTATCAGCACACGCAATGCCAGAGGAAGCAAGCAAGAGTATTGATGCTGGAATGGATTTCCATTTGAACAAACCTTTACAACTTGATCAATTGTTGGAGCTTACCAAATCTATTGATGAACATAATCA AAAACGGTCCAAAGCTACTGAGGACCGTAGCTGGATTGTTTCGGAGTCGGTGGATGGTGGCTCCATTGATGGTTCCATGATTCCTAATTTTTTAGGACACGCTGCCTCACAGATGTTGGGAGGGCATCATCGATCTTATCTTATGTGCTACAACATATCATTAGCATGTAGCACATTGGAGCGATGGTATCAAGGTACGAcacccgag CTGAGAGATATGATAGACAGGACTGGATTGTCTCACCTCTCATCCACCATGTTCAAGAACTTGGATGCGCCTCTGATATCTGCATTCgtagagcggtggcagcccgataTGAACTCCTTTCATATGCCATTCGGGGAGATGGCTATTCTTCTGCATTATGTATGA